The following are encoded in a window of Haliotis asinina isolate JCU_RB_2024 chromosome 14, JCU_Hal_asi_v2, whole genome shotgun sequence genomic DNA:
- the LOC137262242 gene encoding uncharacterized protein: MKVLVILAVVVVVTSARAVTKAKRSNGNRDNSVMNAANAIIASANDMDKNNNKDKRDYEYYYYNLNYDDYGLDSVSAVVDYGYVDYNAYGLYYYDVSQDDIDQKLAAKEARKQ, translated from the exons ATGAAGGTTCTCGTCATCCTAGCTGTCGTTGTTGTCGTCACTTCCGCCAGAGCCGTGACCAAGGCCAAGAGGTCCAATGGGAATCGCGACAACAGCGTCATGAACGCCGCTAATGCAATCATCGCCTCAGCTAACGACATggacaagaacaacaacaaggACAAGAGAGATTATGAGTATTACTACTACAACCTGAACTATGACGACTACGGGCTTGACTCAGTCAGTGCTGTGGTAGACTATGGATAC GTGGATTACAATGCATACGGGTTGTATTACTATGACGTATCTCAGGATGATATCGACCAGAAGTTGGCAGCGAAGGAGGCAAGGAAACAGTAA